A stretch of Candidatus Omnitrophota bacterium DNA encodes these proteins:
- a CDS encoding sigma-70 family RNA polymerase sigma factor — MYFLELIQRISPKLKGITHKLNGRFTFFNEDDLYQEALVHLWLGYKEGKLSGNTDSYILQGCYFYLKNYIRKTQDKAPLVSIHALVNEEDALELGETLCLEDPESSFERIHCKMLIEKINNNGLTKREKEVFRLSLEELTIREIGSRLGISHVRVVKLKGKIRDKCQKFKGSI; from the coding sequence ATGTATTTTTTAGAGCTTATCCAGAGAATATCGCCGAAATTAAAAGGGATAACCCATAAGCTTAATGGGCGTTTTACATTTTTTAATGAAGATGATTTATACCAGGAAGCATTGGTGCATCTTTGGTTAGGCTATAAAGAGGGCAAGCTATCCGGCAATACCGATAGTTATATCCTGCAGGGTTGCTATTTTTACCTCAAGAATTATATCCGTAAGACGCAGGATAAAGCCCCTTTAGTCAGTATCCACGCCTTGGTAAATGAAGAAGATGCCCTGGAGTTAGGGGAAACTCTATGTTTAGAAGACCCGGAATCATCTTTTGAACGTATTCATTGTAAAATGTTAATCGAAAAAATTAATAATAACGGCCTGACAAAAAGAGAGAAAGAAGTATTCCGCCTTAGCTTAGAAGAATTAACGATCAGAGAAATCGGGAGTAGATTGGGAATTTCACATGTAAGAGTAGTAAAATTAAAGGGTAAAATTAGAGATAAATGCCAGAAGTTTAAAGGTTCTATTTAG
- a CDS encoding FMN-binding glutamate synthase family protein — MNLQRPNANDATGTFNRSKNVVPGSGICSRCIDGCKGNCEVFKASFRSREVIYPGAFGEITAGADKNYPVDYSHLNIQGYALGAKGLPGEIEGNPDNTKFPDVNTETEYGWNSKVKMKVPIFTGALGSTEIARKNWEHFAVGAAISGITLICGENVCGIDPGLELDSKGKIKNSPDMDRRIEIYKKFYEGYGEILVQMNVEDTRLGVAEYVRKKHNLEAIELKWGQGAKCIGGEIKVKSLERALELKRRGYIVTPDPSLEAIQKAFKDGAIKEFERHSRLGFVSEEAFLAEVKRLRGLGFKRITLKTGAYSMRELAMAIRYCAMAEIDLLTIDGAAGGTGMSPWRMMEEWGIPTFYLEALTYEFCQKLTKKGIRVPDIAIAGGFSTEDHIFKVIAMGAPYVKAVCMGRALMIPGMVGKNIAQWIKDGNLPVTVSEFGKTEKEIFVCYEELADRYGKDMKNIPLGAVGIYSFVQKIRVGLQQLMAGSRNFRLSTISRDDLMSLTEEAAKVCGIPYVMDAYRKEAEAILDGRDTIRRENNFNHRKIRVAAGR, encoded by the coding sequence ATGAATTTACAAAGGCCGAACGCAAATGATGCGACCGGGACGTTTAACCGGTCAAAAAATGTGGTACCGGGTTCTGGTATCTGTTCTCGTTGTATTGACGGGTGCAAAGGTAATTGTGAGGTTTTCAAAGCTTCATTCAGGAGCCGCGAGGTGATTTATCCCGGGGCTTTTGGCGAGATTACTGCCGGTGCAGATAAAAATTATCCGGTAGATTATTCACATTTGAATATCCAAGGATATGCCTTAGGCGCAAAAGGCCTACCCGGTGAGATTGAAGGTAACCCGGATAATACAAAATTTCCTGATGTGAATACAGAAACCGAATACGGATGGAATTCCAAAGTAAAAATGAAGGTTCCTATTTTTACCGGGGCCCTGGGTTCGACAGAAATCGCCCGGAAAAACTGGGAACATTTTGCAGTGGGCGCTGCCATATCAGGCATTACCCTTATTTGCGGGGAGAATGTCTGCGGTATAGACCCGGGCCTTGAACTTGATAGCAAAGGAAAAATTAAGAATTCACCGGATATGGACCGGCGTATAGAGATTTACAAAAAATTCTATGAGGGTTATGGCGAGATATTGGTGCAGATGAACGTAGAGGATACGCGTTTAGGGGTAGCCGAATATGTCAGGAAAAAGCATAATCTTGAGGCCATAGAGTTGAAATGGGGCCAAGGGGCCAAGTGTATCGGCGGAGAGATAAAAGTAAAAAGTTTAGAAAGGGCGCTTGAGTTGAAGAGGCGCGGTTATATAGTGACCCCGGATCCTTCTTTGGAAGCAATCCAGAAGGCCTTCAAAGACGGTGCCATAAAAGAGTTTGAACGTCACTCCCGCTTGGGCTTTGTTTCAGAAGAAGCATTTTTAGCCGAGGTTAAACGCCTGAGAGGGCTCGGGTTTAAGCGTATTACTTTAAAAACCGGGGCCTATTCTATGCGCGAACTGGCGATGGCGATTAGATACTGCGCCATGGCTGAAATTGACCTTTTAACCATAGACGGCGCTGCCGGCGGCACAGGGATGAGCCCTTGGAGGATGATGGAAGAATGGGGGATCCCTACCTTTTATCTGGAGGCCCTTACCTATGAGTTTTGCCAGAAATTGACCAAAAAAGGTATACGCGTCCCGGATATAGCCATTGCCGGAGGTTTCTCTACTGAAGACCATATTTTTAAGGTAATCGCAATGGGCGCGCCATACGTTAAGGCAGTATGTATGGGCAGGGCATTAATGATTCCCGGCATGGTGGGTAAGAATATCGCTCAGTGGATAAAAGACGGGAATCTTCCGGTTACAGTATCCGAATTTGGGAAGACAGAAAAAGAGATCTTTGTTTGCTATGAAGAATTAGCTGATAGATACGGCAAAGATATGAAAAATATTCCCCTTGGCGCTGTGGGTATCTATTCTTTTGTGCAGAAGATAAGGGTAGGCCTTCAGCAGTTGATGGCAGGCAGCAGGAATTTCAGGTTAAGCACAATCTCCCGCGATGACCTGATGTCTTTGACTGAAGAGGCGGCAAAAGTTTGCGGTATACCTTATGTTATGGATGCCTATCGTAAAGAGGCTGAGGCGATCCTCGATGGCAGAGATACTATAAGGCGCGAAAATAACTTTAATCACCGGAAAATACGGGTAGCAGCGGGGAGGTAA